TACAAAACCCAGTCGCAGTTTCTCTTTAGAAGCTCCTGCCTGACTTTCTCGTTATCTCGCTCTGAGAGTGCGTGCTGAAGCTCGTTCTTTGCGCCAACGAAGGTTGTTCCTTGGTCTGAACGGATCTGACAATCTGGGCCACGTCGGCCGACAAAGTGGCGGTAGGCATTAATGAAGGAGTCGGCAGTTAAGGAGTTTGCAACTTCTAGGCGGACTGCTCTGGATGAAAGGCACGTGAAGAGGACTCCATACCTCTTGACTTGTCGTCGACCCTCCTTGACGTACAAGGGGCCGAAGTAATCAACGGCGCAATATGAAAAGGGGGGAGCAGGTTGTACCCGGTCTTCTGGAAGATTCGCCATCTTCTGTTCTTGCAGCGCTTCTCTCAACCTTCGACAGCTTACgcatttttaaataaagtcagATATGACAGAGCTCCCACCAATGATCCAGAATCCGGAGGATCTGATACAGTTGTGTGTCATTCCACGACCTTGATGCTCCACAGAATCATGGTAGTGGGAGATAACCAGGTTCGTCAAGTGTCCTTTCTTCAGGACGAGAATGGGATA
Above is a window of Montipora capricornis isolate CH-2021 chromosome 6, ASM3666992v2, whole genome shotgun sequence DNA encoding:
- the LOC138053436 gene encoding uncharacterized protein — translated: MANLPEDRVQPAPPFSYCAVDYFGPLYVKEGRRQVKRYGVLFTCLSSRAVRLEVANSLTADSFINAYRHFVGRRGPDCQIRSDQGTTFVGAKNELQHALSERDNEKVRQELLKRNCDWVLYKMNVPHTSHMRGIWERQIRTVRSILAALLSPPWIAAR